In one window of Gopherus evgoodei ecotype Sinaloan lineage chromosome 9, rGopEvg1_v1.p, whole genome shotgun sequence DNA:
- the GP5 gene encoding platelet glycoprotein V, which yields MLVFRLAVIIHLFLQLNASVCPKKCECILKDAIRCSGSGIKDLASLGLPTNMTQILITSTKATELKDKVFSGMTVLQRLILSSNQLSLILPGAFKGLVKLKTLKLFDNKLTQLPIGVFDEMVDLQQLILEKNLLKDVEHSLFDKLVNLQELFLNKNHLTELPDGVLRNLAKLKLLNLSRNYLAALPRNIFSTLTRLEKLTLYMNRLSSIDSGVFDNLRELQELLLHSNDIQSIAPGAFRNLLKLNSLTLSQNKLQLLPHGLFLHLHNLTKLTLYGNPLGSLPEILFGEIRTLRSLWVYDTKLSTVPDFVFGNLTDLELLVLTFNPELSVLPRNVFSGLHELRHLSLHTNNLSTLPDGIFQGLQKLQEISLFNNRIEVLPKNLFYNLNNLQAIYLNCTSLQSLPGDFFASLPKLQEVVLDNNPWKCDCQIAEFRVWLQRNLDIVKNVTFLTCDSPIALRNISLLSLPDDHFHCPSTTALPYHTPERSTLSHTSSVLVTEHLPFTWKTSTAPVPVIHTNTPLLAPSATPYFIDSVTGDVEPSEFHPTEIPTQLPTGIRREMNRVREIVSTTATPISGSQDRLRARPFFKHNIPYIQIFLYLYVLAVTVQVLTVVTTFYVVYEVRQLVHCSNSPAQSVVLVRILHGVRNAD from the coding sequence ATGTTGGTTTTTCGTTTAGCTGTAATCATCCATCTGTTCCTTCAGCTGAATGCATCTGTTTGCCCTAAGAAATGCGAGTGTATTCTGAAAGATGCCATCCGTTGCTCTGGTTCCGGTATCAAAGACCTAGCATCATTAGGTCTGCCTACCAACATGACACAAATTCTGATAACAAGTACTAAAGCAACAGAGTTGAAGGACAAAGTCTTTTCCGGAATGACAGTGCTACAGCGTCTCATTCTGTCTTCAAACCAGCTTTCCCTAATTTTACCAGGAGCTTTTAAAGGCTTAGTAAAGCTGAAGACCCTCAAACTGTTTGACAACAAGTTAACTCAGCTTCCCATAGGAGTGTTCGATGAAATGGTGGACCTTCAGCAGTTGATCCTTGAAAAGAATTTGCTGAAAGATGTTGAGCACAGCCTGTTTGACAAACTAGTCAATTTGCAGGAGCTGTTTTTGAACAAAAACCATCTGACAGAGCTTCCTGATGGAGTACTAAGAAACCTCGCCAAGCTTAAACTACTGAACTTATCCAGAAACTATTTGGCAGCCTTACCTAGAAATATCTTTAGCACATTAACCAGACTTGAGAAGCTCACTCTGTATATGAACAGGCTCAGTTCAATAGACTCTGGTGTGTTTGATAACCTGAGAGAGCTGCAGGAGCTTCTTCTGCATTCAAATGACATTCAGTCCATTGCCCCGGGTGCATTTCGCAATCTCCTTAAACTAAATAGTTTAACACTCTCTCAAAATAAACTGCAGTTGTTACCTCATGGGCTCTTTCTGCATTTGCACAATTTGACTAAATTGACCTTGTATGGGAATCCACTGGGATCCCTTCCAGAAATATTGTTTGGAGAAATTAGGACTCTCCGGAGTCTGTGGGTGTATGACACCAAACTCTCAACTGTGCCAGATTTTGTGTTTGGTAATTTGACAGATTTAGAGTTACTTGTGCTGACTTTCAATCCTGAGTTAAGTGTTCTCCCAAGGAACGTGTTCAGTGGTCTACATGAACTTCGGCATTTGTCTTTGCATacaaataatctctctactctcCCGGACGGCATCTTCCAGGGTCTGCAGAAACTTCAGGAGATTTCCCTTTTCAATAACAGGATTGAGGTTCTTCCTAAAAACCTCTTTTATAATCTCAATAATCTCCAAGCAATTTACCTAAATTGTACCAGCCTGCAGTCTCTTCCTGGAGACTTCTTTGCGTCGTTACCGAAGCTGCAAGAGGTTGTGCTTGACAACAATCCTTGGAAATGTGATTGTCAAATCGCTGAATTCAGAGTGTGGCTGCAGAGGAATTTAGACATAGTAAAAAATGTCACGTTCCTAACTTGTGACAGTCCCATAGCATTAAGGAATATTTCTCTCTTGTCTCTACCAGATGATCATTTTCACTGCCCCTCTACCACAGCCCTTCCATACCACACACCTGAGAGATCCACTCTTTCCCACACGTCATCTGTTCTTGTCACTGAACACTTGCCTTTCACTTGGAAGACCTCCACAGCTCCTGTGCCCGTGATACACACGAACACCCCCTTGCTGGCTCCGTCTGCAACTCCATATTTTATTGACTCCGTCACTGGAGATGTTGAGCCATCTGAATTTCACCCCACAGAAATTCCAACCCAACTTCCCACCGGCATAAGGAGAGAAATGAACAGAGTAAGAGAAATTGTCTCAACCACTGCCACACCAATCAGTGGATCACAAGACCGTCTCAGAGCGCGGCCATTTTTTAAACATAACATTCCatatattcaaatatttttgtatCTCTATGTTTTGGCTGTAACAGTCCAAGTTTTAACTGTTGTGACCACTTTCTACGTGGTGTATGAAGTCAGGCAGCTTGTGCACTGCAGCAATAGCCCTGCTCAATCCGTTGTACTGGTGAGAATTTTACATGGGGTTAGGAATGCAGATTAG